The Ramlibacter pinisoli genome segment GACGACAACCTGGCCAAGCTCAAGCCGCTCAAGGGCAAGGCGTTCGACAAGGCCTACATCGACAACGAGGTCACCTACCACCAGGCGGTGATCGACGCGGTCGACAAGACGCTGCTGCCGTCGGCCAAGAACGCCGAGCTGAAGGCGCTGCTGGAAAAGGTGCGGCCGGCGCTGGTGCAGCACCGCGACCACGCCAAGCACCTGCAGTCGCAGCTGGGCGGCTGAGATGCGGCTGTCCGCGCTCGCCTGGGCTGCGCTCGCTGCCCTGCCCGCCCTGGCCGCCGCCGAGACCCACGTGGTGACCATGGAGGCCATGGGGTTCCGCCCGGCCGAACTGGTGGTGCGGCCGGGCGACCGGGTCGTCTGGCAGAACAAGGACCTGGTCCCACACACGGCCACGGCGCGCGGGCGCTTCGATTCGGGCGAGATCGCCGCCGGCAAGAGCTGGGCCTGGACCGCCCCCGGGCCCGGCCGCCTCGACTATGTCTGCACCTTCCACCCCGGCATGAAAGCTGGCATCGTCGTCCAATGACCGCCCTCCCGTCCGCCACTGCCAGCGTGTCGCTCGACGACGCCGGCCTGCTGCAGCGCATGCGAACCGGCGAGGCCGGCGCCTTTGAACTGCTGATGCGCCGGCACAACCGGCGCCTGTACCGGGTGGCGCGCTCGCTGCTGCGCGACGCCGCCGAGGCCGAGGACGCGCTGCAGGAAGCCTACCTGCACGCCTTCCGCGCACTGGGCGACTTCCGCGGCGAGGCCGGGCTGGTGACCTGGCTGACCCGCATCGTCTCCAACGAGTGCCTGGGGCGGCTGCGGCGCACTGCGCGGCGCAACAACATCATCCCCATCGTCGCGGCGCACGCGCAGCCCGACCTGGAGGGCGAGACCATGGCCGAAGACCCCGCCGCCATCGAGGAGGACACGCCCGACCGCGTGCTGCAGCGGGCCGAGCTGCGCGCCCTGCTGGAGCGCAAGATCGACCAGCTGCCGCAGGACTTCCGGGCCGTGTTCGTGCTGCGGTCGGTCGAGGAGCTCACCGTCGAGGAGACGGCGCAGAGCCTGGGCCTGCCCGAAGCGACCGTGCGCACCCGGCATTTCCGCGCCCGCAGCCTGCTGCGCGAGGCGATCGCGCAGGACCTGGACACGGCCGAGCGCGAGCTGTTCGATTTCGACGGCGCACGCTGCGACCGCATCGTCGCCGGCGTGCTGCAAGGGCTGTTCAGCCCAGGCCCATCGCCCGCAGGATCTTCTCCCCCGACGCCCTGAGCGTCGCCAGGTCGGCCTCCAGGTTCTCGGCGCCGACCAGCCGGCCGGCCCGCTTCTTCCAGCGGCCGGCCACCATCACGCTGTCGATGTTGGCCAGGGAGGCCTGGAACACCACCGCGCTCACCGGGTCGTGCACCGGCTGCATGTTGAGGTCGCTGGCGCGGATGACCACCAGGTCGGCCTGCTTGCCGGGCGCCAGCGAGCCGATGCGGTCCTGCTGCTGCAGCATGCGGGCGCCTTCGATCGTGACCCAGGCCAGTGCCTCGCGGGTGCGGATGGTCGAGGTGGACGGGATGGTGCCGTGCTGCTCGCGGTGTGCCACGTTGTCCAGGCTGCGCTGGATGCCCAGCGCCACCCGGGCCTGGGTGAGCATGTC includes the following:
- a CDS encoding cupredoxin domain-containing protein, which produces MRLSALAWAALAALPALAAAETHVVTMEAMGFRPAELVVRPGDRVVWQNKDLVPHTATARGRFDSGEIAAGKSWAWTAPGPGRLDYVCTFHPGMKAGIVVQ
- a CDS encoding RNA polymerase sigma factor — encoded protein: MTALPSATASVSLDDAGLLQRMRTGEAGAFELLMRRHNRRLYRVARSLLRDAAEAEDALQEAYLHAFRALGDFRGEAGLVTWLTRIVSNECLGRLRRTARRNNIIPIVAAHAQPDLEGETMAEDPAAIEEDTPDRVLQRAELRALLERKIDQLPQDFRAVFVLRSVEELTVEETAQSLGLPEATVRTRHFRARSLLREAIAQDLDTAERELFDFDGARCDRIVAGVLQGLFSPGPSPAGSSPPTP